caCATGACGAAGGGCTTGAACCTAGGACTTCAGGGACATTAACCTCTTatcgctaggccaacacacgcacgtGGCATAGTTCTTGCTTCTGTATATTCTTGCTTGATAAAGTCATGAGCAATAGCAACACTTTGTTCCtttactgattttttttttttttttttgttcctttttATTTCAGGAACAAGGCTCTAATGGTGGAGGCAGGGATTTTGTCAAGATTGCCCAATAATATGAGTTCGTTGGAGGAAACAGACAAGAGAGAATTGGCAGAGCTTCTCCTATCTATATCAGGCCTAGCCAACAGCCAGTTTCCCCTCAACTCATCAAGAATCATTCCCACTACAGTCTGTATTCTTGAATCCAGTTCAAGCATCGAGACCGAGGAGCTCTGCTTGAGCACATTGTACAACCTCTCTTCAGTTCTAGACAACGCGCCGATCCTGATCTCAACCGGGGTCGTCACCAGCCTAACGAAGCTGTCCTCTGTGAAAGAGACCGCGGAGAAAAGCCTAGCAACCTTGGGGAACTTGGTGGTGACCTCAGCCGGGAGGAAGGCGCTGGAGCAGAACCCTACGGTTCCCGAGGGCCTCATAGAGATCATGACATGGGAGGAGAAGCCGAAATGCCAGGAGCTGTGTGCGTACATTTTGATGATCTTGGCTCATCAGAGCTCCCTGCAGAGGCAGAAGATGGCCAAGGCCGGGATCGTGCAGGTGCTTCTAGAAGTGGCGTTGTTGGGCAGTCCCTTGGCGCAGAAGAGAGCTATGAAGCTGCTGCAGTGGTTCAAGGATGAGCGGCAGACGAGGATGGGGCCTCATTCGGGGCCCCTGCAGGTGGGGAGGATAGCGATGGGATCGCCTCTCAGCGAGAAGGATGCCGAGCAAGGGAAGAGGATGATGACCAAGATTGTGAAGCAGAGTTTGTATAAGAACATGGAGACCATCACGCGCCGCGCCAACGGGGATGCTTCCAACCTCAAGGCGTTGGTGGTTAGCTCCAGTTCTAAGAGCTTACCATACTAGAAAACTCACTCATACTAATTGGAtcatgttctttttttttatgaggtggggtgggggggggggggggttggtgGAAAATGGTACATACAAAGGAAAGAATGAGTACCAATGGTGGTTTGCACCTCTGGTGCAATTACATGTTTGTGATTCTGATTGTAAATCatggatgaattttttttaataataatttttgtgGTGTATTCTTTTTTCATCGATTTTGTGGCCATTTGCTGTTATGTTCATTTGTAGCCTGCAGTGCCAAACAAGAACATAAGAAAGACAAATTTAAAAGATTTGTGTGATTGTGTTTTGTGTCTATGATCAATGCACATTCATTCCAATTCGATTAAAAAGTGTAGAATCCGATTCCTCTGCAAAGTGTGATCATCACATGTGAGATGTACCTCAATTATATCAGTTCCATTATGTATCATTCTTGAGTGTAGACATTTATCAATTGGTGATAGTTAatattatatctttatttatttatttgattgaattataatcaaaaaaatttaaagatcgtgTCACAGTGAATTCGAATTTGAGATCACTCTACCAATATAAGAGCATTTGTAGTGGAGAACTCGCAGAACGGTGCGCAGAAGGCTCGGCCGAACCCCCAATACCACGCCCCGCAGGTGCGCTCCCAACTTTCTTCCGCGCATTAGGCTCAGGAGGAGAGAGAATTGGGCGCGTGCAATGCATGGccgaattaaaatatataagcGAGCCCCTATAAGCTCTCGGATATGGAGAAGAGACTCTTTTGAGGTGGGGACCACTTTTAAGAGTCATATGAACTCTTCTTACGGATGCTCTCACACACGCACCCATGATATCTTTTATTAACAAAAACTTAGTATGCGCGAATGTTTTATAGAGAATCCTTCGAATTATTAAGCCTCCTCTTATGAATTATATTATCGAAAGATGCTGGTTCCATTTCATGCGTCAATACCCCATTTGCCTGGCACACTGCAAAagatatttatttgtttatgacTCTTTTGAATTGAAAATCAGGATGAAATGTGCTGATAAATTATAGAATCCCAAATGAATTACTTTTTTGGTGTGTACATAAATACATCAAGTCTAAAGAAAATCCTTCGGTTATCGAGAATAAATTAGCTCGATATTACCTAAAATTGAGTTGGCCCAAAACTAATTTTGTCATAAGAGTAAGCCAAGACTCATACACCAAGACTAATTCTATGTGGCACTCTCCCAAGATTGAATCATAGGTCGTATCCTTCCAACTGAATAAGATATGATAAGattaatctaatctaatccTATCTAATCCTTCGAACGGAAGGGGTCCTTAATGGTCTGTTTAATCCAAGAGATGGAGAGTGGGCCAGTTTGGTGAAGGCTAattaatttgcatatttctAAGGAATTATTCGGGTTAATAAAAAAGGCCCAAATATTCCTTTACAGCCCATGCTACGTCGTAAGGCGgttaattttagaaataaaacaGTTTTGGATAAAACAAAAACGCCGCGTTTAGCCTCCTTATATATCGGCCCCTTCTTACCAGTAGGGTTTTTTCTTGTCACAAACTACTGCAATTAGGGTTCTCTCCGTAAACTCAATTTTTAGTTTGTTAGCCATGGATCTCACCAAAAAACGTAAGGCCGACGAGAACGGCAGAGCGTATCCCTTAACCGCGGACCTCGGAAACCCTTTGGCCGTCGTGCCGCCGTCGTCGATGGGCATCCTTGCCCCCGAAGACGCAGAGAAAATCCTCGAGCCCTTCACCAAGGAACAGCTCCTCCCAATTCTACGCGCCGCCGTGCTCCGCCACCCTGATGTTCTGGAGGCTGTGCGCGCCGTCGCCGACGCCGATCCCGTTCAGCGCAAACTGTTCATCCGTGGTCTCGGTTGGGAGACCACGACAGAGAAATTGCGGCAAGTTTTTTCCGCCTACGGGGAGCTGGATGAAGCGAATTCTATCGTCATTACGGATAAGAATTCTGGGAAATCGAAGGGTTATGGGTTTGTGACGTTTAAGCACATCGATGCTGCGATATTGGCTTTGAAGGAGGCGAATAAGAAGATTGATGGGCGGATGACGGTGACGCAGCttgccgccgccggcaattcaGGTAATTCTCATTCCTCTGATGTAGCATTGAGGAAGATTTATGTTGGTAATATCCCGTTTGAGATTTCCTCCGAGAGATTATTGGCTCATTTTTCGATGTACGGCGAGATTGAGGAAGGACCATTAGGATTTGACAAGCAGACTGGAAAAGCAAAGGGTTTTGCCTTTTTCGTTTATAAGACAGAGGAGGGTGCGAAGGCATCGTTGGTAGACCCCATGAAAACTATTGATGGTCATCAGGTTGTGTGTAAGTTGGCTACAGATAACAAGAAACAGAAGCCAAATGTTGGACCGCAGGGTGGAATGGTTCCTGGTATGCCGAATTCGGGGCCTATGGGTATGCCGGCACGGAATTATGGTATGGGAGGTTATATGGGATATGGCCCAGGACCTAATATGCCTCAGCCACCACAGCAGGCTGGAATGGTGCATCAGAATGTAGGTTACAACACTGCAATGGGTGGGCCCGGAGGACCAGGAGGGCAAGGTTATGGTGGTGGATATGGAGGTGGTGCATCAGTGTACGACGGAGTAGGTGGTGCTGGAGCTGGGGGCGGTGAGTTTGGTGGAGGCATGGGTAATGCTGGGGGATACAGAATGCCCCCTAGTAGCTTGGGGATGCAGAGCTCTGGCGGTTATCCTGATAGTGGGAACTATGGGATCCAATCGGCGTATCCGACCCAGCCAAACCACCCTGCAGGTCCAGGGCCTAGACTTCCGGCTTACCAGGGCATGCCACCATATTGAGGTAATTGTTTATTATGACTTACTCAAGTCACTTGTGACGTACTTGCATAATTTTTTCGTGGTAGATAAATGTGTCATTGCTAATTCATTACCTATTTATTAGATTAAGGGAATTTCTCATCCCAGTTGACTCTGATTGGTTTACATAGAGTTAGATGTCTTGATATGATTCTGACATAGGAGACTGCAGTCACACAATACTCCTAGCTTTGCTATTGTCTGAGTGAAATAGGATACCACATACATCTCGGTTGTTAAAGACATGCTCCTACTTGTCTTTAGTGTGCGGTGGGGTGGCAGTTAAGGGGTCAAGCTCCCTTTAATTGAGCTGTGGGTGCTTCTGATTTTCTATGTGGAATTAATTTTGATTGTTAATTAACCCTGAAAAAATGGGGTTAAACAGATTTCATtcaatctttttcttttttaaagaTTTGGAGGATATGCCTGTAATTCATATTGATGTGCTCGTTTTGCTGAGTTCATGAATGCCTCATTTTTATCTTTATGATTGCTCTGTTGACTTTTTTATTTCTTGCGCTTCAATTGGATTGATGGATTGAGTTTTGCATGTTGATGTGTTCAGGTGTTTTGACAGCTTCTTGGACGCAAATGTTTTAAATGGTTGTGGTGATTATGTTATTCCCGACTGTGAAATCTTTGGTTGATAAATGGACTGCTGTAGATCTTTGGATGCTCAACCTACTTGTGGATTTATGAGCCTATATATTTGTGCTAGAATGAGCTCAAAGTTGTTACTTGAGACTTGGTGTATTATGTGATAAGTGGCTCTGAAGTGTTCTAAACTTGGGTTTGCTCTTTAATGCTGAGTTTAGATTTTATCTCCCTTCGCCTTTCTGTTTCTAGTTCATTGTAAAATCGTTGCTTCCGTCAATATTCATTTGGATGTTGCTTCCCTGTCTATGTTCTCATTATGAACGTTTTAATTGCTTTTATGCTGCGGCTTCTGTTGAAGCTCTTGCCTACCTGTTATGTCACAGATTTCAGGGCAATTTGGCATCCTTTTTTCATTCATGTGATTTGATCTATTGTTTTCATTCCCAAGCCCAttgtttatctttttgttaggcCGTGGTATAATGTAACTGCACTGTAGTCCACTCCCTTTACCATTATATGTccatttgtattatttttatcctaCGCTTAAGAAAAATTCTGCTTGTTTGGTTTGATTTCCTAGAATTGTCTTTCATGGAATAAAATGGGTTCTCTAAAGATATTCTTTGATTTCATTGTAAGGATATTGCGCATTTTCCCAGGCATTAACACCCACTGGTCACATCTAGATCTTTTAATCTGTAGATTACTATATATGTTGCCTACTATTTCCCTGGTCCTTATAGATTCAGGTGATCCTTTATCAAGTTTGAATGGAAAAACAGCTTTTGACATGCTTGTGTTGGCTAGCTATCTTTGAATAGCAAATTGGATTGCATCTTTATGTTGGGATTTGTATTTCCATTTACATGCTTCCATCTGTGGTCTTCagaaatttaattttgaagtgAAAATGTGTGGAGCATCCGAATTAGaagctttatttttatttccattCATGGTCCTTTTCCATATTTTGCTTTAAATACCAACACTTGTTTTGCTATTTTGTATGATGTAGGTCTAAAATGTCAACTGGTTGTCCTGTTAGATATAGGGTGTTTGGTGTTATGCAtcagaaataaaataatcttgTTTGCTGTTTTTTTCCCCTTACCTAGGTTAAATTGGAACTATTGTATATGTTATGTGAATAGTTGTTGGATATTCTTTTTCTAGTTACCCATCTGTTTGGTGGAGAATATGATCCATCTTGGCAATTATGGGTTTGTTAGAAGCAAGTTTTGGACTGAATGCATGATTTATGTTTTGTAATTTTGATCATGATTGGCAAGTTAAATGAGATATAATCTTGAAAAGTGGGAGGTGAAATATGATTGCAAGATTTTTGTCTTCCCAAGTTATTGTACAGGTGGAGTTCGGCCGGTTGGCTGCCTCATTTATACTCTATTTTGTTTTTTCTGCTTTAGTAGTGATGATGCATTGTAATAGATTGTACAAACAAATaggaattaaatatttatttatttgggcaTGTTCATGGATCAAATAGATTTTACTTGGAATAGTTGCAAATTGGCGTTGAAAGTCTGAGATCGTATatctatttttttcttcataCAAATTTTTAATGAGGCGGTCTTGGGTACATCTAGTGATCTAGATGTATTGTACACTCGGATTGACCTGCATCTTGATTTCAACTCAAATAGTGTAAATGATGTTATtctgttatataaatgacactgtatataaatgacactataatattatactccctccgtctttgaaataagttttttttttttttgagacgtccctcaaataagtttctctttctttcttttcatttttggacaactacctcaccacaaataatactttatttattcttacttttcactttttcaccacttccaatactaattactccctccgtcccaataaatgtggcctcctttcctttttggtttatcccattaaaagtggtcactttcttaaaatggaaatatttattttaattaatctaattaattaatataattaatatgtgTAActaaatctaaaccctaatcaaatacactcacacacaccacaaaacacacacaactcacactTAGCCCCCCTTTCCCCCACCACCCTTGATCCCCGCTGCCCAACTCTTGACTGTCGCTGCCCCGTCGTCTGACCCCGCCGTCGCCGCCCACCCCCTGATCGTCGCCGCCCCGCCGTCTGACCTTCGTCACCggcctctgctctctccctctcgccacctctctctcttcaccatGCTCTGTTCTTCCTCGTCCACCACCTCCCACCACCGCTATCGGCGGCGCCTGTATCCGAGCTCCCGAAGCCGACCCCCCAACCCCAGACCTTCCAAAACTCCACCATCTCTCTCCCTCCATCGACGACGACAGCCTCTTCTCTCCCTCGTCTAGGGCTCCGGTGGCGCCTCCCTCGCCTAGAGGGGCGACCGGAGAACGATTTTGGGTGTCTGATTCTCAAGAATTTTGTTTCCGATTTTGGGTGTCTGATTTTCGTTTTCGATTTGGGTGTTGATTTTGGGTGTCTGATTTTGGAAGGTCGTTGTTGTCGTCGTTCGGGTTCAGGCGGCGGCTCCTTCGCTGCCGACGTTAGCTGTCTAGTCGGGGGAGAGATTCGGAGGAAGAGAGAGTCGGGTTGACGGGGGCCgcgatttggggatctagggttcTGGCGAGGTGGCAGCTGCGGTCGCCGGGGGACAAAGGGGGTGAGTTCTGGCGAGAGATGGAGGTGGTCGGAGAGGCGGCAGTCGGAAGTCGGAGGCGGTcgccggagaaggagaaggtggtcgccggagaagaaggtgAATGACAGCCAACAGTAATCCCCTCATTTCTTAATTAACTCATTaacacactcaattaaaacataacaatgaatttcttaatctccgtgccgaaaagaaagtggcaacatttattgggacggagggagtataatatatttttctccactatcaatacacttttctacttttccttaaaactcgtgccgtccccaaagaggaacttattttggggacggagggagtaaatgaCACTGTATAATTACCactatttagaaatataaatgatattttctataattgatactataaaattgtaaatgccattataatattttaaataatactataagattgaaaattatactataatattttaaaatgttatataattaaattgtgtaaattataagcagtgttatttgtataactgaatagtagTGTCAATTAGTATGTTTCATTAATATCACACAGATTGCATTTACAGATGGAGaaattttctttcaattttcataAAGAAAAAGTTTATAAGAAGTGATATTTGGAACAGCCAACCAAGATTTTACTTCAAAATCTAAATTCGTGTATAGAATTGAAGTCACGACATTCTAAAAGAGGAAATTATTTGCAGAAAACATAACCAAGTAGAATGTTGAAAATGGGGAATTTTGATGCATTCCAGTCTACTAAACATTCAAGAAATAGATGGAAAACAAGATATAGATGGAAACAAACATCAACACCATTTCCAAAGAAAATGCCACAGTATTATCTTTGAGCCATGACAGATATATATGTACAGTAAAATATAGTACTCTATTATTGCAAAATATGGTGAATCGCCGTATCATAGCCAGTAGATTCTACTAACACAAAATGCAGTTAACAACCCAAGTTTCACAATCACATGAAATCATTCAAAAACAGAGTTACTAGGCTAATGGAAACGAAATGCAATGAATAATTGAAGATCAGGCTCGTTTGCCGCTGCTGGGGTTGGTCTTGGTGCAGAGCTTCCAGCGGCCTTTGGCGCGCCGACGCTTGATGAGTGCCCTCCCACTGGTGCTGCTCATACGCTTCCGGAAACCATGGGTTCGAGCCAGCGATTTTCGTGATCTGTTTCTCTTGGTTTGACACAGCAAATATTTGGATGCTCTCACCACTAGCCCACGCCTCTTATCACTTCCCCTCCCAATCGCACCATTCAAACACAACCCCAATGACAAACCTGCAACACACTCCTTCTCAACATTTGCATTCAATTTGCTTCTCAGCTCAATCCCACAACACAACAAAATCAAGCAAATAATTTACTCCACAAAActgaaactaaaaaaaaaaaaaaaaaaaaaacaatcttgGAAAAATGCTAGAAATCAAGAATCCTTCGAGCATTGCCGAGattgaagagagaaagagatactAACCTGAGAAGGAAGAtgcggaagagagagaaagagaggagggTGTGAAGGCAGAGTGGAGCGTCCCTGAACAAATCTGCGCCTTAGGTTTCGCCTTCAGAGAAAGAGAAGTAGCTGTTCTAGAACCTAATGAAAGTGAAGCTGAAGGTGCGCTGAAATTATTCCCTCTGTAACACAGACTTGAACCCACTGAAAAGCAGGACGCCATTTCTTCCCCTTGATTTCTCGCTCCCTGCTGCCTGCCTTCGATCTTGTTATCCTTATTCAGGGTTTCCGCTTCCTtatcttcaattttctttttctttttttgagataACAAAATTGTCATGGGCTTTGTTATGCCTTTCAATGTACAATGGGCTTCTTGGAATAATATATTGGGCCTACTTTAAGATCCTAGGCCTATTCATATGGGCCTCACTTTGGATTGAGCCTAAACTTTGACTACTTAATGTCATGCTTCcatgaaataaaataagaaaaactcAAAttgatcaaaaaataaaataaaattgactcatgaatattttttaaaattatgtcaATCATGTCATATCAGATGGCTCACAATGACCAAGTAAAATATAAGACCAAAAATTCGAGATTTTGGAGTGAGAAGAAAAGACATTAGACATGTCAATTCCATGACCAATTCAGCAATTCCTGTGCGTCCTATTATAATACATCGCCATTAAACTGAAGCTTtacttcatttttttaatattagaaGCAAATAATTCCGTCCACACATGCTTAACCATTTTGAGGTGGGCTCGAAGACATTGAAAGTCTTGAAAAGGATTAATTTCGAGATTATTCATCGAGTCCGTAGCAGGATTAATAAATCAGCAGAAACCAATGTGATTCCGTGAACTGCCATTATTTCTGCAAATGCAATAAATTTGGTTTGTCACCCCCAATTATGGTTGACCTATACTACTATGTCACGACATGCCAAATAATAATGAAATAATAGCGAAATATTCTGGTCGTATTATCACGTAATTGAGGAATCATCACAAGTTGGATAACACAAACACCAAGGTCCACAAGTCGTCTACCAGCAAGTTGGAGCACACTTTTCAAATAGTTGCCATCAAAATcaataacaaaatatatatggagtgtgtgtgtgactACTATACATTGATTCAGAAAGTTCCTTGTTGCAGCCGCTTACTTCAAAATTGGCCCACCCCTGCCCATATATAGCCAATTCAccttataacaaaaaaatttgATGGCTTAACTAACCACTTTCATTTGTCTCTTTAAACGTAACCGTAGGTAATGGGGTTGAGTCTTAGTCCAAATAATTGGTGCAGACTGACTCCAAAATTTAATCAAAAAATTTCAAATTACAATTTCATCGTAATTTAGCAAAATTTAATTGGTAATCAGTTGAGATGGCATGAAAGATCTAAAGAAAGGTAGACACCAAAATCCGTGAGAGTGAATCACAAGTCCTGTGATTTAGTGGTatccatttattttataaaaacgGGAAGTCTAGGTATAAACCACAATTCCCACTgtcaggaaaaaaaaagaagttaatAGTACTAGCTAGGATTTTAGAGGAGAAGAGACCAAGATGAGGTAGATATTAGTCTTCTGACGAAGTAAAAGGCGTGTGCCGGTCAGCCACGTAGACACTATGTCATTTTTCAACTGGAGAAAATGATATCGGAGTCAAAATTGAAGTACTTAATAAAATTGGTATATATGATTAAACTTTTCAAAGTTcacatcaaaaatgaattttgacctaagttggtgtatttttgTGATATTAACCCAAGATACACagctttaaaatttattaagaaaataaataaataaataaaaaaagttgaGAGGGGGGCCAATTTTCACCCGCCGGCGACAAAACTTGACGTAGCGGTCCTAGCTAGTCTATCATTTTAAATAGCCACAGCATAAAGATATATTATTTGCTACGAAGtcctattttaaatttaatatgttCTGCTTTTCTATTGAAAGTATATTGTGGTGGGTGGCGATGGATAATATATAAAtcattgaaaaatgaaaagaaaaaagaaaaaagaaaaaaagaaaagtttgaAATAGTCAATTTTGCTGGCGTCGCTATTGAGCATAATTGTacgttttttaatattataattgcaTGGAAATTTCATGATGGCAATTGGCACATGTTATATGTATAGTTTTAGAAAACTTAATAAATTTCTACAAACTTTTAGACAACTTATTTAGCTTTGATTGAGTAGCAGAAGGCGGCGTAAGTGTAAAAGGACAgccttaatttatttatacttaATTGTCTTAATTAACTGGACAGCTACAACGAGTAACTCAAATTCAATTCTCCAACTGCTgaggatttatttatttatttatttttattttttatttgaaatgtgGACTTTATACAATCTTGAAGAGCATAAAAAAATTTCCAACACAACCAAGTACTAATAATGGATAGAAGTTTGATGCATATGATTAAAAGAGATCTCCAAAAATGTATTCCTTGCCTTGTAAAAAAAGTCATATTGGGAAATTGATTAGACTTGATACACACCACACCACTAATGATTTGAAAGTTAATTATAAAGGTAAGTAATAGAAAAACAAAATCTTTATTTGGAATCCTAACTGAAATCGACatgataaatgatgtttgagttGTGATGGCCGTAGAGTTACTATTTATGATATAGAAGCCCAATAATTAGGGTTTACGTCACTGTTTGATTGGCTTTAATTAAGGTCTTAATGTTATTCTTCTTTCCGCCGCACATATACGAATAATACGATGATCTGTTAATTGCCAGCACTTAAAATTGCCAAGACGCCACACACTAATTCTAATTGGATTACAAcgtcattaattaataaacctttgtttattttttattttggtttgTTGAAGCAGCCACATCTATTATGCACACATATTATATATTGCTTTTTTCGCTTTTGATGTATAATAGATAAATACTCTTTTTTTATCTTCAAGATTTTTTTCACCGAagttttttctaatttttttaaataaggctCGACCCTTAATCAGCGAGTTTATGCTTTCGAGAATTGtctaaattttcttttcttttttctataaaatcataatttaatagTGGGATTGATATATAGTAGCATCACACACTTCTTATGTAGTGACATACACTATAACAAAATGTTTCAATAGTGACATAATTATTGACAAATAGCAACACTTATAAAtatcactaaataaaattgtgaCGTGTGCATGACACAAAAATAAAGTCATGTCACTAAATTTAGTGATATGAGTAGTTATTTTTATGACATGTGAAAGTGTAGctattttttatgataattatattttatgattaattatttcaaaaaaaaatattaataattatatataataataattgtttGTGTACGTGTGAATTTGTGTgagtcacacacacacacatagagagagagagagagagagagagagagagattgacgTAGAATGTCGGACATTCCACATCAACCTGCGAAATCGAAAATTTTTAATGGGAcacaaacaatatttttttgataGGTTGGATATTATTTTGGTACTACTTTTAGGTTGAGATATTTTATAGAATTCGCTAAAATGATGAGACGAAAAGTGACATTTACCctttattttatacatttattttgattCTAATATTTCAAAAGCtactatatattaaaataataaattatacaaatgacataaAAATCAAACCTTGATTTGTCCATTTTCcctataaaatgaaaaattaaaggAAATAAATGTACAAATCGAGTTTTAATTTTTACGTAATTCGTAAAATCAATAATGTTTATAACCATttatagtatatttatttagaacaattaaaacaataaaagacAAAAATCGTTGAAGTTGAACATGAGTGGTACTCATTACTCATTAGTTATTAACCTGTCtctatatctatctatctatatatatgtgcatgATTTTAGCTtaatagaaaatattttaacgGAAATTAGTTCAGGCAtaagaaaaatcatcaaaaGTATAACCAACATGTAGGCTGTAGCAGACAGATTTtaagaataataatttttaactATTCTTTTTTACTGCGGCACGTGATTTCTTTCTAGTACAAAAATTCAGGTTCTGCACAtaagtagtactccctccgtcccatgaagcgtgacccatttcttttcggcacgggaattaagaaattgatattttgtatgttaagtgtggtaggtgaaaaagtgaaaaggtgaataaagggtaaattttttactattttaagaaacaggtcaagtttcgtgggacaacccaaaaaggaaagtgggtcacgcttcgcgggacggaggaagtattatataTTAATGAACTCCTAATTAAGATTTTCTCTTTATGTTAATttaagaaataataattattacgaTTTGCTTTATGATTGGTCGTTCATAAGCGGAAAACAACCCTCTAACAAatcgataaaaataaaatcttactcttacttttttcctttttctgggAATAATCAAGTCATC
The genomic region above belongs to Salvia miltiorrhiza cultivar Shanhuang (shh) chromosome 5, IMPLAD_Smil_shh, whole genome shotgun sequence and contains:
- the LOC130985366 gene encoding U-box domain-containing protein 4-like produces the protein MSVPQAPEPSDSLTNCFFTIRFLSRIRRRLRLKSPNKDCKPAEVAAEPIGTDMITCEEAKGDHHDRDGDRNWMAALKKSVKMLHFGSWEEKEAAAREMKKLAEEDVKRRRTMAELGVIPPLVAMVGSEVAARQRLAVQALIELANGSFTNKALMVEAGILSRLPNNMSSLEETDKRELAELLLSISGLANSQFPLNSSRIIPTTVCILESSSSIETEELCLSTLYNLSSVLDNAPILISTGVVTSLTKLSSVKETAEKSLATLGNLVVTSAGRKALEQNPTVPEGLIEIMTWEEKPKCQELCAYILMILAHQSSLQRQKMAKAGIVQVLLEVALLGSPLAQKRAMKLLQWFKDERQTRMGPHSGPLQVGRIAMGSPLSEKDAEQGKRMMTKIVKQSLYKNMETITRRANGDASNLKALVVSSSSKSLPY
- the LOC130985367 gene encoding UBP1-associated protein 2C-like produces the protein MDLTKKRKADENGRAYPLTADLGNPLAVVPPSSMGILAPEDAEKILEPFTKEQLLPILRAAVLRHPDVLEAVRAVADADPVQRKLFIRGLGWETTTEKLRQVFSAYGELDEANSIVITDKNSGKSKGYGFVTFKHIDAAILALKEANKKIDGRMTVTQLAAAGNSGNSHSSDVALRKIYVGNIPFEISSERLLAHFSMYGEIEEGPLGFDKQTGKAKGFAFFVYKTEEGAKASLVDPMKTIDGHQVVCKLATDNKKQKPNVGPQGGMVPGMPNSGPMGMPARNYGMGGYMGYGPGPNMPQPPQQAGMVHQNVGYNTAMGGPGGPGGQGYGGGYGGGASVYDGVGGAGAGGGEFGGGMGNAGGYRMPPSSLGMQSSGGYPDSGNYGIQSAYPTQPNHPAGPGPRLPAYQGMPPY
- the LOC130985371 gene encoding 50S ribosomal protein L34, chloroplastic-like, giving the protein MTILLSQKKKKKIEDKEAETLNKDNKIEGRQQGARNQGEEMASCFSVGSSLCYRGNNFSAPSASLSLGSRTATSLSLKAKPKAQICSGTLHSAFTPSSLSLSSASSFSGLSLGLCLNGAIGRGSDKRRGLVVRASKYLLCQTKRNRSRKSLARTHGFRKRMSSTSGRALIKRRRAKGRWKLCTKTNPSSGKRA